ctacctgatagtttagtgcaccatactttacggcttagaatcgggattccaatgacgttttgaacgccatagaacatatgagatgttccaagagctgaaattgggatttcaggctcatgcccgtgttgagagatgtgagacctctgacaagttctttagccaataagatggaggagaatagctcagctagtgagcatgtgctcagaatgtctgggtgcaacaatcacttaaatcaagtgggagttaaacttccagataagatagtgattgatagaattctctagccactatcactaagctactagatcttcgtgatgaactatgacatgcaagggatggagttgatcccggagctgttcgcggtgcttaagaccgaaaaaggtagaaatcaagaaggagcatcaagtgttgatggtttgacaagaccactggtttcaagaagggcaagggccagaagggaaacttcatggatggcaaaccagttgccgctccagtgaaggaacccaaggttgaacccgaacccgagactaagtgcttctattgtaaggggaacggtcactggtagcggaattaccccaaatgcatggtagataagaaggctggcaacttcaaagtatatacgtgttattaatgtgtacctcactagtactcctggtagcacctgggtattggataccggttcagttgctattattggtgacttgaaacaaaagctacggactaaacggagactggctaagggcgaggtgacgatgtgtgttggaagtgtttccaaagttgatgagatcaccatcgcacgctccatctgccttcgggattagtattgaacctagataaatgttatcaggtgtctatgttgagcatgaatatgattagatcatgttcattgcaatacagttattcatttaagttagagaatatacacatgttcacgccaaaagatgtagagttaataatgatagtaccactttgttgtggcactgccgcttaggtcatattggcgtaagatgcatgaagaaactccatatcgatggatatttggagtcacttgattttgaatcgcttgacacatgcgagccatgcctcatgggcaggatgactaagaccccgttttcaggtacaatgaaatgggcaagtgacttgttggaaatcatacatgctcatgcgtgtgatccaatgagaattgaagcgtgcggtggatatcgctattttctcatcttcactgacgatttgagtagatataggtatatttacttaatgaagcacaagtctgaaacgtttgaaaagttcaagcgatttcagagtgaagttaagaatcatcataacaagaaaatcaaattcctacgatctgatcaatgagaatttctgagttatgagtttggcaaacacttaagacattgtggaattgtttcatagttgaagccacctagaacaccacagggtaatggtgtgtccggacgtcgtaattgaatcttatgagatatggtgcgatctatgatgtctcttaccgatcttccgctattattttgaggttatgcattagagacagctgcattcactttagataggacaccatataagtccgttgagacgacgtcgtatgaacattggtttggcaagaaaccaaagttgtcgtttcttaatgtttggggctgcgatgcttaaggcttcagccggagaagctccaacccaaagcggacaaacacatcttcataggatacccaaaggtgacagttgggtacaccttctatctcagatccgatgGCAAATTGTCTGTCACTAAGaaagggtcctttctcgagaaggagtttctctcgaaagaattgagtgggaggaagatagaacttgatgaggttgtcgaacctttacttcaaccagagagtgatgcaacatagaaagatgttttctatggcgcctacgtctgttgaataggaagttaatgatagtgatcatgaagcttcggatcaagttgctatcgaacctcgtaggtcgacaaggatatgtactactcctgagtggtacggtaatcctgtcttagatatcatgttgttagacaacaatgaacctacgagctatggagaagcgatggtgggcccgtattcccacaaatggttagaagccatgaaatccgagataggatccatgtatcagaacaaagtatggactttggtggacttgcctgatgatcagcgagccattgagataaatggatctttaggaagaagacggacgtgggtggtaatgttaccgtctatgaagctcgacttgtgggaaagagtcttttcacaagttcaaggagtttactacgatgagaatttctcacccgtagcgatgcttaagtccgtcggaatcatgttagcattagctgtatttttcgattatgaaatctgacagatggatgtcaaaaaccagttttcataagaaaaagttgtgtgtgatacaataaaaggtttttgtcaatcctaaggatgctaaaaggtatgctggctccaacaatccttctatggactagagcaagcatctcggagtcggaatatatgctttgatggagtgatcaaagcttttaggtttatacaatgtttgctagaaacttgtatttacaagaaagtgagtgggagcacttcaacatttctgataagtatatgtggatgacatattgttgatctgaaataatgtagaatttctagaaagcataaacggttgtttgaagagtgattttcaaaggaagacctggataaagatgcttacatattgggcatcaagatctatagagatagatcaagacacctgatgatactttcaaagaacgcacaccttgacatgtttttgaaggagttcaaaatagatcagtcaaagaaggggttcttacctgagttgtaaggtgtgaagttgagtaagactcaaagattgaccatggcagaagaaataggaaggacgaaggtcgtcccctatgctcttgtcataggctctatccggtatgccatgctgagtactgcacctgatgtgtgccttgccacatgtctggcaagagggtacaaaggtgatctaggagtagatcaccagatagcggtcaaaattatccttagaggaataaggaaatgtttctcggttatggaggtgataaagagttcgacgtaaagagttacgttgatgcaagcttaacacctatccggatagctctgagtagagataccggatacgtataatggagcaacaatttggaatagctccaagtggaacgtggtagcagcatctatgatttgacataaagttttgcgaaatacatagggatctgaatatggcaagacccgttgactacaacctctctcacaagcataacatgatcaaacctagaactcattgagtgttaatcacatagtgatgtgaactagattattgagtctagtaaactcttcggatgttggtcacatggcgatgtgacctgtgagtgttaatcacatggcgatgtgaactagattattgactctagtgcaagtgggagactgttggaaatatgccctagaggcaataataaattagttattattattattatatttcattgttcatgataatcgtttattatccatgctagaattgtattgataggaaactcagatacatgtgtggatacatagacaaaaccatgtccctagtaagcctctagttgactagcttgttgatcaatagatggttatggtttcctgaccatggacattggatgtcgttgataatgggatcacatcattaggagaatgatgtgatggacaagacctaatccgaagcctagcacaaagatcgtgtagttcgtatgctaaagcttttctaatgtcaagtatcatttccttagaccatgagattgtgcaactcccgaataccgtaggaatgctttgggtgtaccaaacgtcacaatgtaactgggtggctataaaggttcactacgggtatctccgaaagtgtctgttgggttggcacgaatcgagactgggatttgtcactccgtgtaaatggagaggtatctctgggcccactcggtaggacatcatcataatgtgcacaatgtgaccaaggagttgatcacgggatgatgtgttacggaacgagtaaagagacttgccggtaacgagattgaacaaggtatcgggataccgacgatcgaatctcgggcaagtatcgtaccgatagacaaagggaattgtatacgggattgattgaatccttgacatcgtggttcatccgatgagatcatcgtggaacatgtaggagccaacatgagtatccagatcccgctgttggttattgaccggagagttgtctcggccatgtctgcatgactcccgaacccgtagggtctacacactttaaggttcaatgacgctagggttatagggaaagtatgtacacggttaccgaatgttgttcggagtctcgaatgagatcctggacatcatgaggagttccggaatggtccggaggtaaagattgatatataggaagtatggttttggcgaccagaagtgttccgggtgtcaccggtagtgtaccgggaccaccggaggggtccgggggtccaccaggtggggccagcggccccggaggcatacatgggccaagtgtgagaagggaccagcccctaggtgggctggggcgcctccccaccaaggaacatgcgcctagagagaagagggggcaaaccctaagggcaaatgggccctaaggcccatgcctggtgcgcctccctctcccccccacttggccgccaccccaagatggggattggggctgccgccacccctagggtggaaaccctaggtgggggagcagccctccctctccccctatatatagtggaggcaaaggggcagccaacacacgaagttcttcccctgctggcgcagcccctcccctccaatacctcttcTCCTccacgtgagcttggcgaagccctgccggagaactgccactccatcaccaccacgccgtcgtgctgctgttggactctcttcctcaacctctccttcctccttgctggatcaaggcgtgggagacgtcttcgttccgtacgtgtgttgaacgcggaggtgccgtccgttcagcgctaggatcattggtgatttggatcacgacgagtacgactccatcaaccccgttcacttgaacgcttccgcttagcgatctacaagggtatgtagatgcactctccttcccctcattgctagattactccatagattgatcttggtgatgcgtagaaaattttaaatttctgctacgatccccaacaccaacCAACGCGCTCCAAACGAGACCATGTAAGGGGGAATCGGACGAACCTGGTGGTCGGGGACCTCGCGAATGTTTCTCACATCCTGACCAAACCAAACAGTACCAAAACTAAACAGAAACGGCGTCagcgggagcaggaggaggaggagcaagcgATGTGTGCGATGGAGAAGGGCGTTGCAGTACCTGGAACCGGGCGGGGAAGGCGGTGGAGATGGCGCCGCCGAAGAGGGGGCGCCTGGTGCTACTCTCGCCGGCCATCTTGACAAGGGAGTCCCGTGACTAGACAGCAAAACAAGGTTCTGGAGCGTGGGAGAAGACGGGGGTGGGGGAGAGAGCCGGAGAGGGTCGGGCGGGTTCGTGATTCGAGCGAGTTTAGGCTAGTTGTAATGTATCATACTCCAGTATCATGcatgcatgccaactactccctccattcctatccgttcctaaatataagtctttgtagagattccactagatggactacatacggagcaaaatgaatgaatctacacttaaaatgcatctatatgcaTCCGAATGTGGTTCATAGTGGAAGCTCTACAAAGacatacatttaggaacggagggaatagacaattttgatgaggtgtcgttgaattaaatagagaaagagaggattgagtatcatatcatgatagcgtatcataataaatgctatgctactaggagtatgtgtcatacatggcaataaataaagtactacatgatacttcctctgttcacaaatataaaaCGTTCTAGACTGACCATACAAgtctctaaaacgtcttatatttatgaATAGAGGGAGtaatagtatatgatactccctccattcctaaatatttgtctttgtagacatttcaacaagtgactacatacagagcaaaatgagtaaatctatactctaaaatatgtctatatacatccgtatgtgatagttcatttgacatctctaaaaagacaaatatttaggaacaaagggaggtAGTATTATACACCAGTACCATATGCATTATACAAGTATATGGATTGAGTATATGATACTCCCATTGCAACCAGCCTTATAAGCGGCCATGGGTGGTTTTGCCAATGTGGCGCCTGACGAGTGGGACCAAGACCGGTTCGACCCAGCTAGCTCCTTCATCTGCTTCGAGCCTTCGACCCACCCAGCCTCTGTCTTCGCGCCCCCCTCAGTTCTCTCCCTGACGACGACGGCCGCGGGACGGACGGCGATCAGCGGCATTAACTGAGCGTTGGGAGCCGGCGACACGTGCAGGTTCGTAACCACATCCGATTCTGTGTGAGAAGTGAACCACTATGTGCTTGATTACTCTGTTCTAAGTAGGGTTTTGGGGGATTTCAAAATCAACAGAGATGGTCGTTTTCTTCTTGTTTTCATTCATTCAGTGGTGCATCTGGTTAGTGCGGCCGTGCGGGAAGCCatggttttgttttggtttagggTCAGCTGACTCTTATGGCTGGTTTGGTTTTAATAACTGAACTAAAAGGGGGTATTAGCCATGGATCCGCTGGACTATCTGTGCATCAGGTTTCAGTTCAGAGGACAATTTGAACATGATGGAACAGATCAACAGAGTGGCAGCATGTGAATGGAATACAAGGCGTGTAGGCGTGTACATTTAAGTTACGGGTGCGCAGGACGGGGGGACCTGTATTTTTATCCCATAGCAGAGAAAATAGAATCTCCGTCTGAAGCTTGCTCGCGCGACATTTTAACTTAAATTTTTAGTCCTATACCGGATAGCGAGTAACAGTTGAACGTACTTAAAAGGAGGAAAGATGGGTACCATTTCAGAAAGTAGATTAACAGGTGAATGCTCTCTCGCTATTACATTGTATTCAAGGGTTAGGTAGGGTGCGTGTAGGCGTGTACAGTTAAGTTATGCGTGCACAGGACGGGGGGACCTATATTTTTATCTCATAGTAGAGAAAATAGGATCTCCGTCTGAAGCTTTAGTGGCAATTTAAGGAAACGCCCGAGAACAACGTTTCTGGCGAATCTGGAAATGCCAGATCTTGCAGGCGAATGCCTCGATTGGCCTTTCCATTCGCGACCAATTCTAGCATTTTTGGGAAACGCTAATAAAAACATTCAGAGGCATTTTTGCGTCCTACAGAGGCGTTTTAGAATGCCTCGTAATGTCGTCCGTGCTGTAGTGCTTATGGCTGGTTTGGTTTTAATAACTGAACTAAAAGGGGGTATTAGCCATGGATCCGCTGGACTATCTGTGCATCAGGTTTCAGTTCAGAGGACAATTTGAACATGATGGAACAGATCAACAGAGTGGCAGCATGTGAATGGAATACAAGGCGTGTAGGCGTGTACAATTAAGTTACGGGTGCGCAGGACGAGGGGACCTGTATTTTTATCCCATAGCAGAGAAAATAGGATCTCCGTCTGAAGCTTGCTCGTGCGACATTTTAACTTAAATTTTTAGTCCCATACCGGATAGCGAGTAACAGTTGAACGTACTTAAAAGGAGGAAAGATGGGTACCATTTCAGAAAGCAGATTAACAGGTGAATGCTCTCTTGCTATTACATTGTATTCAAGGGTTAGGTAGGGTGCGTGTAGGCATGTACAGTTAAGTTACGGGTGCGCAGGACAGGGGGACCTGTATTTTTATCCCATAGTAGAGAAAATAGTATCTCCGTCTGAAGCTTTAGTGGCAATTTAAGGAAACGCCCGAGAACAACGTTTCTGGCGAATCTGGAAATGCCAGATCTTGCAGGCGTTATGGAAAAATGCCTCAATTGGCCTTTCCCTTCGCGACCAATTCTAGCATTTTTGGGAAACGCTAATAAAAACATTCAGAGGCATTTTTGCGTCCTACAGAGGCGTTTTAGAATGCCTCGTAATGTCGTCCGTGCTGTAGTGCTTATGGCTGGTTTGGTTTTAATAACTGAACTAAAAGGGGGTATTAGCCATGGATCCGCTGGATTATCTGTGCATCAGGTTTCAGTTCAGAGGACAATTTGAACATGATGAAACAGATCAACAGAGTGGCAGCATGTGAATGGAATACAAGGCCTTTCAACACTCGAGCACCACAAGGTTAGCCTTGAAGAGCTTAAGAAAAAACTTAACATGTGTCTTGTTCAGATAAGCAACTGCAGGAAACCAATTTGCATTGAAAGTTCTATGGGCTGATTAGAGATGGCCAAATCACTAGTGCTCTGGTGACATGATCAACAATCTGTCCTGGAGATGGCCAAACATGTCAAGGCCTCAACGGGATCGCTCCGGGTGCCCACCCCCAAACGTGTCTGTGGTCGACCTCGTGGTGCAGGTCTCCAAGAACACCCTCGACGAGGAGCTGAACCAGGCGTTCCACGACGGCGCGGCCAACGAGCTCAATGCCATCCTCGACGTCGGCCATGAGCCGCTCGTGTCCATTGATTTCAGGTGCTCCGACGTGTCCTCCACCATCAACGCGTCGCTCAGCATGGTCATGGGAGACGACATGGTAAGGTCATTGCATGGTACGACAACGAGTGGGGTTACTCCTAGAGGGTCATCGACCTCGCCGACACCGTCGCCAACCAATGGAAGTAAACGCCGGACAGCGGCATTGCCCTGTGAAGTGACTCCTCTCAAAATTTTCCCCAGCCATCGTCACAGATGATCGATTCTTTGTAATGGGAATTCAAAGTGTCGAGCTCCCAAcagcttcttctttctttttctgattttatacAACAATGCGTAAATCATTGCAATGCATTATCCCCTTATTATTTCTACACTGGTATGCATAAAGATTAAGTGAGCATGTCAACTTGTCCCAACGCATCAAGCGCTCAATTTTAACCTCATGCAGccacatactccctctgtccggaaatacttgtcatagaAATGAATACAAatggtgtatctagaactaaaatacatctaaatacatccattcctcagataagtattttcggacggagggagtatctatgaGCTTATCCCAATCCAAAAATGTCAAAATACTCTAAAAATTTACTAAATATTTTCTCCATTAGACAAACACTTCACATAGCTTCAATTCAAAGGAAAGCAAGAGTACTACTAAATTATAGTTCAGAGGATTTGCAAACTAGTACTAATACTAGGTAGTACATCTCTTTTTGTTAATTACGTCCAGAAGCGAACCATAGCAGGCAAAGACCTCCCCAATTCTTCAGTGATATGTGTGCGTTCATCAGCATTCCGTGGATACCTCGATGGGTACTTCATCTCAGGATCCAAGACACCACAGCGCAGACATACCTTCTTCCTGTCATGCAGAGATATCTCTGCCATATTATCCGCATGTTCCATGACACACCTGATGAATCGCACAAAGATGTCGTCAGGTTGGAAGCCATAGATGGTGAGCTTAACCAGATTCTTGTGCTTGAAATCAGGGGGGTGGCTTCCACTCCACGTCTGCCTTTTCACAGAAACCATTGTTCTTCCGGAACTCTTTGTCTCTCATCACCATATTGCACCAATGATCCAAGACTGTGATGCAGAGCTCTTTTAGGGACGGTGCAGCTTCAATAATAAACATTGCCAAGCTAAATCACATCCTTCAGAAAGATTGTCCAGATTCACCTGCTGTAGTTGGCTGAGCACAGGCCTGAGCAGCTTCGAGCTTTCTGGCAGAACCCAAATCTGGGAAAGGAAAAACAATTTACAAACTGAATGCAAGTTGCATATAAATCACATTCTCAACTGGTGGAGAAGACCAACTTAAGCTACtactgttactccctccgttccatattgtGTGTAGCTGATTtattacaactttgtactaaatcagcgacacttaatatggaacggagggagtattacatatAACCATCATATATAGAGTGAGAATGGACAGGTATGATTCAAATGGCTAATTAGTACCTTTTCACTTTGAAAATCCAGATGCAGGTTGCCTATGTAAGGAACATTACCAAGGAGCTGACTTAACTCAAGAGTCCTAGTTGGTCGGGTGCCAATTTTAGCAAGCCTCAGCTTTGAAAGCTGTGGTACAAAACCAAAATACAGGGGACCTTTATGAGAGTTGAACCAGCCCTTATAGCTCACCCGTTGGAGTTTTGGTAGACATGTCAGCTCAACTATCTCAAATTTCCCATACTCGACCTCGAGCTCAGTAAGTTTAGCATGTTCTAGTTGCACCACAGAATTCATCCCCGAGTCGCAATTGGTTAAATGCAAAGACTCCAAGAGCTTGCAAGTGGTGAGGATGTTGGGTATGTCTAGTTCACCAAACCTCATATTGCGCAGCCACAGGCGCTTGAGGCCAGCAAATGCATCCAGACAAGCACTGAAAAAATCATTGAACTGCTTCGCATGATAGAGGAGATCGGCAGGAGAACACTTCTTATGAATTTTCTCTGTTATGATCTCAAACTCAGCTGCACCAACCTTCTGTGTTGCCATGGTGCGGGCGACAGATTTGTCAATTGTGTAACAATCAGGTTGCATCAAGATGAATCTGATTTTGAGTT
The window above is part of the Triticum aestivum cultivar Chinese Spring chromosome 2A, IWGSC CS RefSeq v2.1, whole genome shotgun sequence genome. Proteins encoded here:
- the LOC123189422 gene encoding uncharacterized protein; translated protein: MMKKRRHRRNNVNATQKATLNKDAAGSEEVGDRLSKLPNDILLNILERVDTLDAIMTCILSKRMMKLYTKLSQFFLSCSSILGHNVRTNSEYVRTNSVVAHVTDNILSTKSPEITISKLKIRFILMQPDCYTIDKSVARTMATQKVGAAEFEIITEKIHKKCSPADLLYHAKQFNDFFSACLDAFAGLKRLWLRNMRFGELDIPNILTTCKLLESLHLTNCDSGMNSVVQLEHAKLTELEVEYGKFEIVELTCLPKLQRVSYKGWFNSHKGPLYFGFVPQLSKLRLAKIGTRPTRTLELSQLLGNVPYIGNLHLDFQSEKIWVLPESSKLLRPVLSQLQQVNLDNLSEGCDLAWQCLLLKLHRP